The Streptomyces cynarae genome contains a region encoding:
- a CDS encoding acetamidase/formamidase family protein, with protein sequence MSDPRILTVRPTPDEYAWTFGGAPPVARIVPGTVLDLYTEDCFAGRVQSEKDLVSEVCEFPYLNPQTGPFHVEGAEPGDTLAVHFVSIEPARDWAASTTVPLFGALTSTHTTATLQPPLPEAVWIWQLDRERRTALFTARDSDIRIELPMDPMHGTVGVAPANLEVRSALVPDAHGGNMDTPEMRAGATCYLGVNVEGGLLSLGDGHARQGEGETCGVAVECAMNTVVIVELLKGVATPWPRIETDTHIISTGSARPLEDAFRISQLDLVQWLVRDYGFSELDAYQFATQTVESPLANVCDTNYTCVAKLRKEWLPARETHRGIHARMRETAAALGR encoded by the coding sequence ATGAGCGATCCCCGAATCCTGACCGTGCGACCCACGCCAGACGAATACGCCTGGACCTTCGGCGGCGCACCACCCGTCGCACGGATCGTGCCGGGCACGGTCCTCGACCTCTACACGGAGGACTGTTTCGCCGGACGGGTCCAGTCCGAGAAGGACCTGGTGTCGGAGGTGTGCGAGTTCCCGTATCTGAATCCGCAGACCGGTCCGTTCCACGTGGAGGGCGCCGAGCCGGGCGACACCCTCGCGGTCCACTTCGTGTCGATCGAACCGGCCCGGGACTGGGCGGCCTCGACGACGGTGCCCCTGTTCGGCGCGCTCACCTCGACGCACACCACCGCGACGCTGCAGCCGCCACTGCCGGAGGCCGTGTGGATCTGGCAACTGGACCGGGAGCGCCGCACCGCCCTGTTCACCGCGCGGGACAGCGACATCCGTATCGAGCTGCCGATGGACCCCATGCACGGCACCGTGGGCGTGGCACCGGCCAACCTGGAGGTGCGCTCCGCGCTGGTGCCGGACGCGCACGGCGGGAACATGGACACCCCTGAGATGCGGGCGGGCGCCACCTGTTACCTGGGGGTGAACGTCGAGGGCGGGTTGCTCAGCCTGGGCGACGGGCATGCCCGGCAGGGAGAGGGTGAGACCTGCGGAGTGGCCGTCGAGTGCGCGATGAACACCGTGGTGATCGTCGAGCTGCTCAAGGGCGTCGCCACACCCTGGCCGCGCATCGAGACCGACACGCACATCATCTCGACGGGCTCGGCACGCCCGCTGGAGGACGCGTTCCGGATATCCCAGCTCGACCTGGTGCAGTGGCTGGTGCGCGACTACGGGTTCAGCGAGCTGGACGCCTACCAGTTCGCCACCCAGACGGTCGAGTCTCCGCTGGCGAACGTCTGCGACACCAACTACACGTGCGTGGCCAAGCTCCGCAAGGAATGGCTGCCGGCGCGCGAGACGCACCGAGGAATTCATGCCCGCATGCGCGAAACGGCGGCCGCGCTGGGGCGTTGA
- a CDS encoding N-acetylmuramoyl-L-alanine amidase: MKRTEQERARPLTSRRRLLQGAALAAVPYTLLPSAPAQARPRTVDHPFADWMSADPRNYTPSDRPFSYPLDLVVIHVTQATYTSTLGIFQNPRKNVSAHYVVRSADGHVAQCVREHDIAWHAGNWDYNTRSIGIEHEGWVDRPGYFTDALYAESARLTAAICARHGIPKDRAHIIGHYEVPGTDHTDPGPNWDWTRYMRLVNVS, encoded by the coding sequence ATGAAACGAACCGAGCAGGAGCGGGCAAGACCCCTCACCAGCAGGCGCCGGTTACTGCAGGGCGCGGCCCTCGCAGCGGTTCCCTACACGCTGCTTCCCTCCGCACCGGCCCAGGCCCGGCCCCGGACCGTCGACCATCCCTTCGCGGACTGGATGTCGGCGGACCCCCGCAACTACACGCCGTCCGACCGGCCCTTCAGTTATCCGCTCGACCTCGTCGTCATCCACGTGACGCAGGCGACGTACACGAGCACCCTGGGCATCTTCCAGAACCCGCGGAAGAACGTGTCCGCGCACTATGTCGTCCGGTCGGCGGACGGGCACGTCGCGCAGTGCGTCCGCGAGCACGACATCGCGTGGCACGCGGGCAACTGGGACTACAACACACGGAGCATCGGCATCGAGCACGAAGGGTGGGTGGACCGTCCCGGATATTTCACGGACGCCCTGTACGCGGAGTCGGCCCGACTCACGGCGGCGATCTGCGCCCGACACGGCATCCCGAAGGACCGGGCGCACATCATCGGCCACTACGAGGTCCCGGGCACCGACCACACCGACCCCGGACCGAACTGGGACTGGACGCGCTACATGAGGCTGGTCAACGTCTCTTGA
- a CDS encoding cation:dicarboxylate symporter family transporter, with amino-acid sequence MTHTPGGGRAEQAARIAATPWYRQLYVQVPVAIVIGIVLGWRWPDLATDMEPIGTTFITAMKMLIGPIVFLTIIGGIAGVADLKKVGRTGVKALAYFRSARSSPC; translated from the coding sequence ATGACGCATACCCCAGGCGGCGGACGAGCCGAGCAAGCTGCGCGTATCGCGGCGACGCCGTGGTACCGGCAGTTGTACGTCCAGGTGCCGGTGGCGATCGTGATCGGCATCGTGCTGGGCTGGCGATGGCCGGATCTCGCCACGGACATGGAGCCGATCGGCACCACGTTCATCACCGCGATGAAGATGCTGATCGGTCCGATCGTCTTCCTGACGATCATCGGCGGCATCGCCGGTGTCGCGGACCTGAAGAAGGTCGGCCGCACCGGCGTCAAGGCGCTCGCCTACTTCCGGTCGGCACGCTCGTCGCCCTGCTGA
- the exaC gene encoding acetaldehyde dehydrogenase ExaC codes for MTRYAAPGTEGAIVSYQARYDHFIGGEYVPPARGQYFENPTPVNGQPFTEIARGTAEDVERALDAAHAAAPAWGRTSATERSDILRKIADRMEANLEQLAVAESWENGKPVRETLAADIPLAIDHFRYFAGALRAQEGSLGELDDDTVAYHFHEPLGVVAQIIPWNFPILMATWKLAPALAAGNAVVLKPAEQTPASIHYWLSLVADLLPPGVVNIVNGFGVEAGKPLASSPRVAKVAFTGETTTGRLIMQYASENITPVTLELGGKSPNIFFDDVWSANDDFRDKALEGFTMFALNQGEVCTCPSRALVQRGNYAEFMEAAVARTEKIRAGHPLDTDTMIGAQASNDQLEKILSYLDIGRQEGAKVLTGGERVEYDGELKGGYYVQPTIFEGDNRMRIFQEEIFGPVVSVTSFHDFDDAIKIANDTLYGLGAGVWTRDINTAYRAGRAIQAGRVWTNCYHAYPAHAAFGGYKGSGIGRETHKMMLEHYQQTKNLLVSYSPRKLGFF; via the coding sequence ATGACCCGTTACGCAGCGCCCGGCACCGAGGGCGCGATCGTCTCCTACCAGGCGCGTTACGACCACTTCATCGGCGGAGAGTACGTGCCGCCGGCGCGTGGCCAGTACTTCGAAAATCCGACTCCGGTCAACGGGCAGCCGTTCACGGAGATCGCGCGGGGCACCGCCGAGGACGTGGAGCGCGCGCTGGACGCGGCGCACGCCGCCGCGCCCGCCTGGGGCCGTACGTCGGCGACCGAGCGCTCCGACATCCTCCGGAAGATCGCCGACCGGATGGAGGCCAACCTGGAGCAGTTGGCGGTGGCCGAGAGCTGGGAGAACGGCAAGCCCGTCCGGGAGACCCTGGCCGCGGACATTCCGCTCGCCATCGACCACTTCCGCTATTTCGCGGGCGCGCTGCGCGCTCAGGAGGGTTCGCTGGGCGAGCTCGACGACGACACGGTGGCATACCACTTCCACGAGCCGCTCGGCGTGGTGGCGCAGATCATCCCGTGGAACTTCCCCATCCTGATGGCGACTTGGAAGCTCGCGCCGGCGCTCGCCGCGGGCAACGCCGTCGTGCTGAAGCCGGCCGAGCAGACCCCGGCGTCCATCCACTACTGGCTGAGCTTGGTCGCCGATCTGCTGCCGCCGGGCGTGGTGAACATCGTCAACGGCTTCGGTGTCGAGGCGGGCAAACCTCTGGCGTCGAGCCCACGCGTGGCGAAGGTCGCGTTCACCGGTGAGACCACGACCGGGCGGCTGATCATGCAGTATGCCTCCGAGAACATCACCCCGGTGACGCTGGAACTCGGCGGGAAGTCCCCGAACATCTTCTTCGACGACGTCTGGTCGGCGAACGACGACTTCCGCGACAAGGCGCTGGAAGGCTTCACGATGTTCGCGCTCAACCAGGGCGAGGTGTGCACCTGCCCCTCACGGGCGCTGGTGCAGCGGGGCAACTACGCCGAGTTCATGGAGGCGGCGGTCGCCCGCACGGAGAAGATCAGGGCCGGGCATCCGCTGGACACCGACACGATGATCGGCGCCCAGGCGTCGAACGACCAGCTGGAGAAGATCCTCTCCTACCTGGACATCGGCCGGCAGGAGGGCGCGAAGGTCCTCACGGGCGGAGAACGCGTCGAGTACGACGGTGAGTTGAAGGGCGGGTACTACGTCCAACCGACGATCTTCGAGGGCGACAACCGGATGCGGATCTTCCAGGAGGAGATCTTCGGGCCGGTGGTGTCGGTGACGTCGTTCCACGACTTCGACGACGCGATCAAGATCGCCAACGACACGCTGTACGGGCTCGGGGCGGGCGTGTGGACGCGGGACATCAACACCGCGTACCGCGCGGGCCGCGCCATCCAGGCGGGCCGTGTCTGGACGAACTGCTATCACGCGTACCCGGCGCACGCGGCGTTCGGCGGCTACAAGGGCTCGGGCATCGGCCGTGAGACCCACAAGATGATGCTGGAGCACTACCAGCAGACGAAGAACCTGCTGGTCTCGTACTCGCCACGCAAACTGGGCTTCTTCTAG
- a CDS encoding sugar transferase, whose product MRQGGLVSPFPSARGRLANGAISQPAIAWEQRYRRAVVTSDSVTTAFVVAAIGNFFGARDAANWHEKWGILAFGTELLVLGALAVGRAWAPAVLGQGAEEFRRLGRSLFAATVVLALGGIALTSRNIKLWIFVAIPAIALVTMTARYLLRLWLHKQRKEGRCLRPVLAAGSPATVRDLITRTRKFPHIGWRVEAVCTTDGRGLDGDELDGVPVVGQLADVAKHVRHDGYRVVAVTPDPHWTPDRLQRLAWNLEGSDAEMVVAPVLMEVAGPRLHVDAVLGIPLLRVSMPTFTGGRRAIKAVVDRVGAAVLLVLFAPLMVLVGLLVAVDSRGGVFYRQRRVGKDGREFTILKFRTMVAGAHGARAELADRNEGAGLLFKVRRDPRVTRVGAVLRRYSLDELPQLFNVLTGSMSLVGPRPPLPEECAAYDPDIRRRLLVKPGLTGLWQISGRSDLPWEEAVRLDLRYVEDWSLALDTVILWKTLRAVLHGQGAY is encoded by the coding sequence GTGCGGCAAGGGGGACTTGTCAGCCCGTTTCCGTCGGCGCGCGGGCGTCTGGCGAACGGGGCAATCAGCCAGCCCGCGATTGCCTGGGAGCAGCGGTACAGACGTGCCGTGGTCACCAGCGATAGCGTGACCACCGCCTTCGTGGTGGCGGCGATCGGCAACTTTTTCGGGGCCCGGGACGCGGCCAACTGGCACGAGAAGTGGGGAATTCTCGCATTCGGCACCGAGCTGCTGGTGCTGGGAGCGCTGGCGGTGGGCCGGGCCTGGGCTCCGGCCGTGCTCGGCCAGGGCGCCGAGGAATTCCGAAGACTCGGACGCTCACTGTTCGCGGCGACCGTCGTACTGGCGCTCGGCGGGATAGCCCTGACCTCGCGCAACATCAAACTCTGGATCTTCGTCGCGATACCCGCGATCGCGCTCGTCACGATGACCGCGCGGTATCTGCTGCGCCTCTGGCTGCACAAACAGCGCAAGGAAGGCCGGTGCCTGAGACCGGTGCTCGCTGCCGGGAGCCCGGCCACCGTGCGCGACCTGATCACCAGAACCCGCAAGTTCCCGCACATCGGCTGGCGGGTGGAGGCGGTCTGCACGACGGACGGTCGCGGGCTCGACGGTGACGAACTGGACGGGGTGCCGGTCGTCGGTCAACTGGCGGACGTCGCCAAGCACGTCCGCCACGACGGCTACCGCGTCGTCGCGGTCACACCGGACCCGCACTGGACACCGGACCGGCTCCAGCGGCTGGCCTGGAACCTCGAGGGCAGCGACGCCGAAATGGTCGTGGCCCCCGTGCTGATGGAGGTGGCCGGCCCGCGGCTGCACGTCGACGCGGTGCTCGGGATCCCGCTGCTGCGGGTCAGTATGCCGACCTTCACCGGGGGCCGCCGGGCGATCAAAGCGGTCGTCGACCGGGTGGGCGCGGCGGTCCTGCTGGTGCTGTTCGCGCCGCTGATGGTGCTCGTCGGGCTGCTCGTGGCGGTGGACAGCCGGGGTGGGGTGTTCTACCGCCAGCGCAGGGTCGGCAAGGACGGCCGCGAGTTCACCATTCTCAAGTTCCGCACCATGGTCGCAGGGGCTCACGGGGCACGTGCGGAGCTGGCCGACCGCAACGAGGGCGCGGGCCTGCTGTTCAAGGTCCGCCGGGATCCGCGGGTGACCCGGGTGGGAGCAGTGCTGCGCCGGTACTCGCTCGACGAGCTCCCGCAGCTCTTCAACGTGCTCACCGGATCGATGTCCCTCGTCGGACCGCGGCCTCCGCTACCGGAGGAGTGTGCCGCGTACGACCCGGACATCCGGCGGCGGCTGCTGGTCAAGCCCGGGCTCACCGGCCTGTGGCAGATCAGCGGACGCAGCGATCTGCCGTGGGAGGAGGCGGTCCGCCTCGACCTGCGGTACGTGGAGGACTGGTCGCTCGCCCTGGACACAGTGATCTTGTGGAAGACGCTGCGTGCGGTGCTTCACGGGCAGGGGGCCTACTGA
- a CDS encoding GAF domain-containing protein has product MTEPWVALEPGADPVERVRELRRAHETFTAVGTVARRVRPVVADSWRRSALAGVGPEGTAPVELTDGDLGSYRAEHPLARVMPLVRELMGPFAADGEHLLAVCDAQGRLLWVEGHPATRRRADSMNFVPGARWAESAVGTNAPGTAVAVDRPVQVFAAEHFVRRVQPWTCAAAPVHDPRTGRVLGALDITGGNRLAHPHSLGFVQAVARAAESQLALLAPVEDAADTLRLTALGRDEARLVVDGRRVRLSRRHSEILVLLARHPEGLTGGELLCALYEDESVTPVTLRAELARLRRILGPALLASRPYRLTAAVESDVSVVERRLDSGAVAEAAAAYRGPLLPGSQAPAVARLRRRLADGLRTALIARRDPDLLADWVHAPWGEDDLDVWRALAAVRPTAAVRARLEDLEAELAAPAGWERPGPH; this is encoded by the coding sequence TTGACCGAGCCGTGGGTGGCCCTGGAGCCAGGGGCCGATCCCGTAGAACGGGTACGGGAGCTGCGTCGCGCGCACGAGACGTTCACGGCGGTGGGGACGGTGGCACGACGGGTCCGTCCCGTGGTGGCCGACTCGTGGCGGCGTTCGGCGCTGGCGGGCGTCGGACCGGAGGGTACGGCGCCGGTGGAGCTGACGGACGGCGACCTCGGCTCGTACCGGGCCGAGCATCCGCTCGCTCGGGTGATGCCACTGGTGCGTGAACTGATGGGCCCGTTCGCGGCGGACGGCGAACATCTACTGGCGGTCTGCGACGCGCAGGGCAGGCTGTTGTGGGTCGAGGGACATCCGGCGACACGACGGCGGGCGGACAGCATGAACTTCGTGCCGGGGGCCCGCTGGGCGGAGTCCGCGGTCGGGACGAACGCGCCGGGGACGGCCGTCGCGGTCGACCGGCCGGTGCAGGTGTTCGCCGCCGAGCACTTCGTCCGGCGGGTCCAGCCGTGGACGTGCGCGGCGGCGCCGGTGCACGATCCGCGCACCGGGCGGGTGCTCGGCGCACTGGACATCACAGGCGGGAACCGGCTCGCGCATCCGCACAGCCTGGGGTTCGTGCAGGCGGTGGCGCGGGCCGCCGAGTCCCAGCTGGCGCTCCTGGCGCCGGTCGAGGACGCGGCGGACACACTGCGGCTGACGGCACTCGGCCGTGACGAGGCGCGGCTCGTCGTCGACGGCCGAAGGGTCCGGCTCAGCCGCCGGCACAGCGAGATCCTGGTACTGCTGGCCCGGCACCCGGAGGGACTGACCGGGGGCGAACTGCTGTGCGCGCTGTACGAGGACGAGTCGGTGACGCCGGTGACGCTGCGCGCCGAGCTGGCCCGGCTGCGCCGGATCCTCGGCCCCGCTCTGCTGGCGTCGCGCCCGTACCGGCTCACGGCCGCGGTGGAGTCGGATGTCAGCGTCGTGGAGCGTCGGCTGGACTCGGGGGCGGTGGCGGAGGCGGCGGCCGCGTACCGGGGCCCGTTGCTGCCCGGTTCGCAGGCGCCCGCGGTGGCGCGGTTGCGGCGCAGGCTCGCCGACGGGCTACGGACGGCGCTGATCGCCCGCCGCGACCCCGACCTGCTGGCCGACTGGGTGCACGCGCCGTGGGGCGAGGACGACCTCGACGTCTGGCGGGCACTCGCGGCGGTACGGCCGACTGCGGCGGTAAGGGCACGCCTCGAGGACCTGGAGGCGGAGCTGGCGGCACCAGCGGGATGGGAGCGTCCCGGACCTCACTGA
- a CDS encoding cation:dicarboxylate symporter family transporter has product MAVNLFRLGDGVHADPATLKTSGVASQYISQGEHQHWWEFLTGIVPNSFFDPFVEGNILQVIFLAVTFGIAIKMVGKTGEPITVAVGRLTEVVFKVLSFIMKAAPLGAFGAMSYAIGKFGLSTLTSLGSLIVLFYVTSALFVVVVLGGVLALYVRLNIFQLFRYFKEEFWLILGTSTAEPALPGLMHKLQFMGVGVPGAGQLLR; this is encoded by the coding sequence GTGGCCGTCAACCTCTTCCGCCTCGGCGACGGCGTGCACGCCGACCCGGCGACGCTCAAGACGTCGGGCGTCGCGAGCCAGTACATATCCCAGGGAGAGCACCAGCACTGGTGGGAGTTCCTCACGGGCATCGTGCCGAACAGTTTCTTCGACCCGTTCGTCGAGGGGAACATCCTCCAGGTCATCTTTCTGGCCGTGACCTTCGGCATCGCGATCAAGATGGTCGGGAAGACCGGCGAGCCGATCACCGTCGCCGTCGGGCGTCTGACCGAGGTCGTCTTCAAGGTCCTGTCCTTCATCATGAAGGCCGCGCCGCTGGGCGCCTTCGGCGCGATGTCGTACGCCATCGGCAAGTTCGGCCTGTCCACGCTGACCAGCCTCGGCTCGCTGATCGTCCTCTTCTACGTCACCTCCGCGCTGTTCGTGGTGGTGGTGCTCGGCGGGGTGCTCGCCCTGTACGTGCGGCTGAACATCTTCCAGCTCTTCCGCTACTTCAAGGAGGAGTTCTGGCTGATCCTCGGCACGTCCACGGCCGAGCCCGCGCTGCCGGGACTGATGCACAAGCTGCAGTTCATGGGCGTCGGAGTGCCGGGCGCTGGTCAACTTCTTCGGTAA
- a CDS encoding nucleotide sugar dehydrogenase: MRVSVFGLGYVGCVSAACLASMGHEVIGVDVNQVKVDLVNDGKAPVVEERIGELIAEVVRTGALRATGDVREAVMDSEVSLVCVGTPSEPNGSLCTTYLERVTEQIGAALAERGGRHTVVFRSTMLPGTCLNLLVPILEKTVGGTAGVDIGVAVNPEFLREGTSVRDFFDPPKTVIGELDPSSGDAVMALYDGLPGEVFRVPVPTAEAIKYADNAFHGLKIGFANELGAVCQALGVDSHQVMDVFLADRKLNISPAYLRPGFAFGGSCLPKDLRSLVHAAQRADVSVPILSHVLPSNSDHLQRAVELVERTGKRRVGLFGLSFKPGTDDLRESPLVELAERLHGKGYDLRIHDANVSLSRLLGANREYIEMRLPHLAQLLADSVDEVLEHAEVCLVGTRDPAVLAALPHGDGPVIVDLIRLPDAEARRTEPGYMGLAW, encoded by the coding sequence ATGAGAGTCAGCGTTTTCGGGCTCGGTTACGTGGGCTGCGTGTCGGCCGCGTGCCTGGCCAGCATGGGCCACGAGGTCATCGGGGTGGACGTGAACCAGGTGAAGGTCGACCTGGTCAACGACGGCAAGGCCCCGGTGGTCGAGGAGCGGATCGGCGAGCTCATCGCCGAGGTGGTGCGGACCGGGGCGCTGCGCGCAACCGGCGACGTCCGCGAGGCGGTCATGGACAGCGAGGTGTCGCTGGTCTGCGTGGGCACACCGTCGGAGCCCAACGGCAGCCTGTGCACCACGTACTTGGAGCGGGTCACCGAGCAGATCGGCGCCGCGCTGGCCGAGCGGGGTGGGCGGCACACCGTCGTGTTCCGCAGCACCATGCTCCCGGGCACGTGTCTGAACCTGCTGGTGCCGATCCTGGAGAAGACCGTCGGCGGCACGGCCGGGGTGGACATCGGGGTCGCGGTCAACCCGGAGTTCCTGCGCGAGGGCACGAGCGTGCGGGACTTCTTCGACCCGCCCAAGACCGTCATCGGCGAGCTCGACCCGTCGAGCGGTGACGCGGTGATGGCGCTGTACGACGGCTTGCCCGGTGAGGTGTTCCGGGTGCCGGTCCCGACGGCCGAGGCGATCAAGTACGCGGACAACGCGTTCCACGGCCTCAAGATCGGCTTCGCGAACGAGCTGGGCGCGGTGTGCCAGGCGCTCGGGGTGGACTCGCACCAGGTGATGGACGTGTTCCTGGCCGACCGCAAGCTGAACATCAGCCCCGCCTATCTGCGGCCCGGCTTCGCCTTCGGCGGCTCCTGCCTGCCCAAGGACCTGCGCAGCCTGGTCCACGCGGCGCAGCGGGCCGATGTCTCGGTGCCCATCCTCTCCCACGTACTGCCCTCCAACTCCGACCATCTGCAACGCGCGGTGGAGCTGGTCGAGCGCACCGGCAAGCGCCGGGTGGGCCTGTTCGGGCTGTCCTTCAAACCCGGCACCGACGACCTCCGCGAGAGCCCGCTCGTCGAACTGGCGGAGAGGCTTCACGGCAAGGGGTACGACCTGCGGATCCACGACGCCAACGTGAGCCTCTCCCGGCTGCTCGGCGCGAACCGCGAGTACATCGAGATGCGGCTGCCGCACCTCGCGCAGCTGCTCGCGGACTCCGTCGACGAGGTGCTCGAACATGCCGAGGTGTGCCTGGTCGGGACCAGGGACCCGGCCGTCCTTGCGGCGCTGCCGCATGGGGACGGCCCGGTGATCGTCGACCTCATCCGCCTTCCCGACGCCGAGGCGCGCCGGACCGAACCGGGATACATGGGCCTTGCTTGGTAA
- a CDS encoding glycosyltransferase family 4 protein → MLGNAISGGGSDRRALILVENLSVPFDRRVWQECTTLRDAGWTVHVICPQGSKRDTEPEAEIDGVRIHRYPLRAATGGPAGYLREYGSALWHTARLARKVGPVDVVHACNPPDLLFLPALWLKRRGARFVFDQHDLVPELYLSRFDRGKDLLYRAVCALERWTYRAADVVIATNESYRDVAVRRGGRRPQDVFVVRSAPAIDRFQPVPPEPELKRGKPHLLCYLGVMGPQDGVDYALRALAKLRDEFGRTDWHAVFVGAGDAFDAMVELSRRLGLTEQVQFTGRIPDADLVRYLSTADVCLSPDPRNPLNDVSTMNKVLEYMAMGRPIVSFDLKEARVSAGDAAVYAPANDEAEFAKHITVLLDDPEKRARMGEIGQERISGELSWRNSQASLLAAYAAASRDRTPESADDPIRTRKRQRR, encoded by the coding sequence TTGCTTGGTAACGCAATCAGCGGCGGCGGGTCGGACCGGCGCGCGCTGATCCTGGTGGAGAACCTGTCGGTGCCGTTCGACCGGCGGGTGTGGCAGGAGTGCACGACGCTGCGCGACGCGGGCTGGACGGTGCACGTCATCTGTCCCCAGGGGAGCAAGCGGGACACGGAGCCGGAGGCGGAGATCGACGGGGTGCGGATCCACCGCTACCCGTTGCGCGCGGCCACGGGAGGACCGGCCGGCTACCTGAGGGAGTACGGGTCGGCGCTGTGGCACACGGCCCGGCTGGCCCGCAAAGTCGGTCCGGTCGACGTGGTCCACGCCTGCAACCCGCCCGACCTGCTGTTCCTGCCGGCACTGTGGCTGAAGCGGCGCGGCGCGCGGTTCGTCTTCGACCAGCACGACCTGGTGCCCGAGCTGTACCTCTCCCGGTTCGACCGCGGCAAGGATCTGCTCTACCGCGCCGTGTGCGCGCTGGAACGGTGGACCTACCGGGCCGCGGACGTCGTGATCGCCACGAACGAGAGCTACCGGGACGTCGCGGTGCGCCGTGGCGGTCGGCGGCCGCAGGACGTCTTCGTGGTGCGCAGCGCACCAGCGATCGACCGGTTCCAACCGGTGCCGCCCGAGCCGGAGTTGAAGCGCGGCAAGCCTCATCTGCTGTGCTACCTCGGTGTCATGGGCCCGCAGGACGGCGTCGACTACGCCTTGCGCGCCCTCGCGAAGCTGCGCGACGAGTTCGGGCGGACCGACTGGCACGCGGTGTTCGTCGGAGCCGGCGACGCCTTCGACGCGATGGTGGAGCTGTCCCGGCGGCTCGGGCTCACGGAGCAGGTGCAGTTCACCGGGCGCATTCCGGACGCCGACCTGGTGCGCTACCTGTCCACCGCGGACGTGTGCCTCTCCCCCGACCCGCGCAATCCGCTCAACGACGTGTCGACCATGAACAAGGTCCTGGAGTACATGGCGATGGGCCGGCCGATCGTCTCGTTCGACCTGAAGGAGGCGCGGGTCTCCGCCGGTGACGCCGCCGTCTACGCGCCCGCCAACGACGAGGCCGAATTCGCCAAGCACATCACGGTGTTGCTGGACGATCCGGAGAAACGGGCGCGGATGGGCGAGATCGGCCAGGAGCGGATCAGCGGGGAGCTTTCCTGGCGGAACTCGCAAGCGTCGCTCCTCGCCGCCTACGCCGCAGCGAGCCGCGATCGAACTCCGGAGTCGGCGGACGACCCGATCCGCACAAGGAAGAGGCAGCGGCGTTGA
- a CDS encoding isocitrate/isopropylmalate family dehydrogenase, translated as MKGATVDDVRQLDDAHAGFVRESAAGVTDAAPLAGVPGAGSVGGLGYAGMLLGCERIMRFAFDLARTRAHKKVSSVTKSNAQQYGMVLWDDVFKRVAADYPDVETESVLVDAMSAKFVLKPEDLSVVVASNLNADILSDLGSALAGSLGLAASANLNPERRFPSMFEPVHGSAPDIAGQGLANPIGAVGSAALMLEHFGLPDHAARLHKAIETTTAAGILTRDVGGTASTEDVTKALIDALNA; from the coding sequence GTGAAGGGGGCGACGGTGGACGACGTGCGGCAACTGGACGACGCGCACGCCGGTTTCGTACGGGAGTCGGCGGCGGGTGTCACGGATGCGGCGCCCCTTGCCGGAGTCCCGGGTGCCGGGTCGGTCGGCGGGCTCGGATACGCCGGAATGCTGCTGGGCTGCGAACGCATCATGCGTTTCGCCTTCGACCTTGCCCGCACCCGGGCGCACAAGAAGGTCTCGTCGGTCACCAAGAGCAACGCGCAGCAGTACGGCATGGTCTTGTGGGACGACGTCTTCAAGCGGGTCGCCGCCGACTACCCGGACGTGGAGACCGAGAGCGTCCTGGTCGACGCCATGTCCGCGAAGTTCGTCCTGAAGCCCGAAGACCTCTCGGTGGTCGTCGCCTCCAACCTCAACGCCGACATCCTTTCCGACCTCGGCAGCGCGCTCGCCGGCAGCCTGGGCCTGGCCGCCAGCGCCAACCTCAACCCCGAGCGCCGCTTCCCGAGCATGTTCGAGCCGGTCCACGGCTCCGCGCCGGACATAGCGGGTCAGGGCCTGGCCAACCCGATCGGCGCGGTCGGCAGCGCGGCCCTGATGCTGGAGCACTTCGGCCTGCCCGACCATGCGGCCCGCCTCCACAAGGCCATCGAGACGACCACCGCCGCCGGCATCCTCACCCGCGACGTCGGCGGCACCGCCTCCACCGAGGACGTCACCAAGGCCCTCATCGACGCCTTGAACGCCTGA